Proteins encoded in a region of the Fusarium keratoplasticum isolate Fu6.1 chromosome 13, whole genome shotgun sequence genome:
- a CDS encoding Bulb-type lectin domain-containing protein: MLPEVRWVFSDGRFALRDLINLSPVYDSWPAGHGSCVYLRIYTHPCDRPANTFSDASQSDINWNVYFYAGQGIDVRARPRSHDKLTSSDAASLHYKLAFKSQHRYMIPLLFWSAEWISKNLLDMAEQAMMLALSTYQPWVLKDVNPEKNSAQIVEHQRQAQFLTVTAQATAQKISWPRLNPFGCNISSPVFVTGVNKFINCIRMPAGDSNLRTFTTYRVRRTAQKVGAELWNLSITLFDPDTITSSMMTFSFKPENKAMRLQQPGVRYLVFEVMDDKKPHSNAWVGMPSVGPFQNFDRPSSLAVRVEWLMKARVNGIAAHCKGSTWISTLSDSGWSRGILRAWYAFTELS; this comes from the coding sequence ATGCTACCCGAAGTCCGATGGGTCTTTAGTGATGGGAGGTTCGCCCTACGAGACCTGATCAACCTTTCCCCCGTGTATGATTCCTGGCCCGCGGGCCATGGTAGCTGTGTCTACCTTCGAATCTACACCCACCCGTGCGATCGACCAGCCAATACCTTTAGCGACGCCTCACAGAGCGACATCAATTGGAACGTGTACTTCTACGCTGGCCAGGGTATTGATGTGCGAGCACGGCCAAGGTCACATGACAAGTTAACTTCATCAGACGCTGCCTCCCTTCACTACAAACTGGCTTTTAAGTCACAGCATCGATACATGATTCCTTTGCTCTTCTGGTCAGCAGAATGGATCTCGAAGAATCTCTTGGACATGGCAGAGCAAGCAATGATGTTGGCTTTGAGCACTTATCAGCCCTGGGTGTTGAAAGACGTAAACCCTGAAAAGAATTCTGCTCAAATCGTGGAACATCAGCGACAAGCACAGTTCCTGACAGTGACCGCACAAGCTACCGCTCAGAAAATTAGCTGGCCACGGCTCAACCCATTTGGTTGTAACATCAGCAGTCCAGTTTTCGTGACGGGTGTAAACAAGTTTATCAACTGCATTCGCATGCCGGCAGGAGATTCCAACCTCAGGACATTCACCACCTATCGAGTGCGACGAACCGCTCAGAAAGTAGGCGCTGAGCTCTGGAATCTCTCTATCACACTCTTCGACCCCGACACTATAACATCAAGCATGATGACGTTCAGCTTCAAGCCAGAGAACAAGGCCATGCGCCTTCAGCAACCCGGTGTTCGATACCTTGTTTTCGAGGTCATggacgacaagaagccacACTCCAACGCATGGGTTGGCATGCCATCTGTAGGGCCGTTTCAGAACTTTGATCGCCCATCTAGTTTGGCTGTACGAGTTGAATGGTTGATGAAAGCCAGGGTGAATGGTATAGCAGCCCACTGCAAAGGATCAACCTGGATCTCCACCCTGTCAGACAGTGGGTGGTCCAGAGGGATTTTGAGAGCATGGTACGCCTTTACCGAACTGTCATGA